Proteins encoded in a region of the Longimicrobiales bacterium genome:
- the atpE gene encoding ATP synthase F0 subunit C, which translates to VVGAGLGIGLIGSKMTEGMARQPEIAGNIQTAAIILAALIEGAALFALVIAFLIPN; encoded by the coding sequence GGTTGTCGGCGCCGGTCTCGGCATCGGCCTGATCGGCTCGAAGATGACGGAGGGCATGGCGCGTCAGCCGGAGATCGCCGGCAACATCCAGACGGCGGCGATCATTCTCGCGGCGCTGATCGAGGGCGCGGCGCTGTTCGCACTGGTCATCGCGTTCCTGATCCCGAACTAA